The Novosphingobium pentaromativorans US6-1 genome window below encodes:
- a CDS encoding ATP-binding protein encodes MLRWLLGWFDSLRGRIAIALLIGLTVQFIGSDIIFERIEAARLERARAQRLADWLSFADEFAGTRPDAFERMTKLWQPDLIVRRSLAAVPEGGVRSDGEARQVRQLILEARPQLRHHDVRATAEGRDLVGSMHLANGDWLVFRAEDYFTFSSQLQRFAVSGFLLLLCVTFIVLLFGRMVGRPLARIAKAASRVGWDEAVPVDVNGPREVRQVAIAFGRMQSRLMEQVADRMQSMAAMSHDLRTPLARMRLNISAVGDAEARAAFEQDVEEMEGFVSSILDYLRGDEAEAEQRVDVASIVMTVVDEARDRSENAIYAGPDRLEAVTRPLKLKRLVRNIVQNATRHADNACVTLTQGKHDIHIVVTDEGQGIPDTDLELVFEPFRRLENARKRHIGGSGLGLTSARRLVERLGGTITLANRPQSCGLEVTIRLPLVKV; translated from the coding sequence ATGCTGAGATGGTTGCTGGGCTGGTTCGACAGCCTGCGTGGACGGATCGCTATCGCGCTCCTCATCGGGCTTACTGTCCAGTTCATTGGCAGCGACATCATTTTCGAGCGCATCGAAGCAGCACGCCTGGAACGTGCCCGGGCACAGCGGCTCGCCGACTGGCTCTCCTTTGCGGACGAGTTTGCTGGGACGAGGCCTGATGCATTCGAGCGCATGACCAAACTCTGGCAACCAGACCTCATCGTCCGGCGGAGCCTCGCCGCAGTGCCGGAGGGCGGAGTGCGGTCCGACGGCGAAGCCCGGCAAGTACGGCAACTGATACTCGAAGCCCGGCCGCAACTGCGCCATCATGATGTCCGCGCGACCGCTGAGGGGAGGGATCTCGTCGGGTCAATGCATCTCGCCAATGGCGACTGGTTGGTCTTCCGGGCGGAAGACTATTTCACTTTCTCCTCGCAGCTGCAACGCTTCGCGGTGTCGGGGTTCCTGCTCCTGCTCTGCGTGACGTTTATCGTCCTTTTGTTCGGTCGGATGGTCGGGCGCCCCCTCGCCAGGATCGCGAAGGCTGCATCACGTGTGGGGTGGGATGAGGCGGTGCCTGTCGACGTGAACGGACCTCGCGAGGTGCGCCAGGTTGCCATCGCTTTCGGCCGCATGCAGTCGCGCCTGATGGAACAGGTCGCTGATCGAATGCAATCAATGGCCGCCATGTCGCATGATTTGCGGACACCCCTTGCCAGGATGCGCCTCAATATCTCGGCGGTCGGCGACGCTGAAGCGAGGGCCGCGTTCGAACAGGACGTCGAAGAGATGGAGGGGTTCGTTTCGTCCATCCTGGACTATCTGCGCGGCGACGAGGCGGAAGCAGAACAGCGTGTTGACGTCGCTTCGATCGTGATGACCGTTGTGGATGAAGCGCGCGACCGAAGCGAGAATGCCATTTATGCCGGTCCGGATCGACTGGAGGCAGTGACGCGGCCGCTCAAGCTCAAGCGGCTGGTGCGCAACATCGTTCAGAATGCCACTCGCCATGCGGACAACGCATGCGTCACCCTGACGCAGGGGAAGCATGATATCCACATCGTCGTCACCGATGAGGGCCAGGGTATACCGGATACCGATTTGGAGTTGGTGTTTGAACCGTTCCGACGCCTGGAAAACGCGCGGAAGCGCCACATCGGCGGCTCAGGTTTGGGGTTGACCAGCGCGAGGCGGCTTGTCGAGCGGCTCGGCGGTACCATTACCTTGGCCAATCGGCCGCAGAGTTGCGGTCTGGAAGTAACGATACGCCTGCCTCTCGTCAAAGTTTGA
- a CDS encoding histidine phosphatase family protein, with protein sequence MRAIFIRHGESTGNAGAPCHDLATIQLTERGHEQALQVASSWTEAPALIVTSPYTRTRQTAAPTMARFPSVPVEVWPIEEFTYLQPGRWNGTRSAERMPHLERYWSEADPDYCDGEGAESFSTLLRRCEAALTRLAAMPAGSLVYVFGHGQFIQAARAIIANVDLDDQAKMRGFWLKGEPPAISNAQRVGFIWQGGCWHCATATAA encoded by the coding sequence ATGAGGGCGATCTTCATCCGCCACGGCGAAAGCACCGGCAACGCCGGTGCGCCATGCCATGATCTCGCGACGATCCAGCTGACAGAGCGGGGCCACGAGCAGGCGCTCCAGGTTGCGTCGAGCTGGACCGAAGCGCCCGCGCTCATCGTCACCTCGCCCTATACCCGCACCCGGCAGACGGCCGCTCCGACGATGGCGCGCTTTCCCAGTGTGCCGGTCGAAGTGTGGCCGATCGAGGAGTTTACTTATCTTCAACCGGGGCGCTGGAACGGCACGCGCAGCGCCGAGCGGATGCCGCACCTCGAACGCTATTGGAGCGAGGCCGATCCCGATTATTGCGACGGCGAGGGGGCGGAGAGTTTCAGTACATTGCTCCGGCGCTGCGAGGCGGCGCTGACGCGGCTTGCCGCCATGCCAGCCGGGTCGCTGGTCTATGTGTTCGGACACGGGCAGTTCATCCAGGCCGCGCGTGCGATCATAGCCAACGTCGATCTGGATGATCAGGCCAAGATGCGAGGGTTCTGGCTCAAGGGGGAACCGCCAGCGATCAGCAACGCGCAACGGGTAGGGTTCATTTGGCAAGGCGGGTGTTGGCATTGTGCCACGGCGACGGCCGCTTAG
- a CDS encoding ABC transporter permease, producing MRISTIWRLGIKELWGLARNPALLALIVWAFTVQIYAAATVMPETLNRAPISIVDEDGSALSSRIGSAFYPPQFNPPQLISLSQMNRRMDAGVDTFALVIPSGFQRDVLAGSAPAIQLNIDATRMTQAFTGAGYIQAIVSGEVEEFVQHYRSAPAAPVELVLRPRFNPGLDANWYGAMMEVVNNVSLLSVILAGAFLIRERERGTIEHLLVMPVTPTEIMIAKMWPTALVVFVAALVAIAVVIRTWLAIPVAGSLWLLMLGLALQLFATTSLGILLATLAGSMPQFGLLLMLVLFPLQVLAGGVTPVESMPGFVRVLMTAAPDTYFVALARAVLFRGAGLEAVWPQVIALITIGSTFFAFSLWRFRKFLR from the coding sequence ATGCGGATATCCACGATATGGCGGTTGGGCATCAAGGAATTGTGGGGCCTGGCGCGCAATCCGGCGCTTCTGGCCCTGATCGTCTGGGCGTTCACGGTGCAGATCTACGCCGCCGCGACGGTCATGCCGGAAACGCTGAACCGGGCGCCAATCTCCATCGTGGACGAGGATGGTTCCGCGCTATCCTCGCGCATAGGCTCAGCCTTCTACCCGCCGCAGTTCAATCCGCCGCAGCTGATCTCGCTTTCGCAGATGAACCGCCGCATGGATGCCGGCGTCGATACCTTCGCCCTGGTCATCCCGTCCGGTTTCCAGCGCGACGTGCTGGCGGGAAGCGCACCGGCGATCCAGCTCAATATCGACGCCACGCGCATGACGCAGGCGTTCACCGGCGCCGGCTACATCCAGGCGATCGTTTCCGGTGAGGTCGAGGAATTTGTCCAGCACTATCGGTCGGCGCCGGCGGCGCCCGTGGAACTCGTCCTTCGCCCGCGCTTCAATCCCGGTCTGGATGCCAATTGGTACGGCGCGATGATGGAGGTCGTAAACAACGTCTCGCTGCTTTCGGTCATCCTTGCCGGCGCATTCCTGATCAGGGAACGAGAGCGGGGTACGATCGAGCACCTGCTGGTGATGCCTGTAACCCCCACCGAAATCATGATCGCCAAGATGTGGCCCACCGCGCTCGTCGTCTTCGTCGCTGCGCTTGTGGCCATCGCGGTGGTCATAAGGACCTGGCTCGCCATCCCGGTTGCTGGTTCGCTCTGGCTACTCATGCTCGGGCTCGCTCTCCAGCTTTTTGCAACCACGTCGCTAGGCATTCTGCTTGCCACGCTCGCTGGTTCGATGCCGCAGTTTGGCCTCCTGCTGATGCTGGTTCTTTTCCCTCTCCAGGTTCTAGCGGGCGGCGTGACGCCTGTGGAGAGCATGCCAGGCTTCGTCAGGGTTCTGATGACGGCCGCGCCGGACACGTATTTCGTGGCGCTGGCTAGAGCGGTGCTTTTCCGCGGCGCCGGGCTGGAAGCCGTCTGGCCGCAAGTGATTGCCCTCATCACCATCGGCTCGACCTTTTTCGCGTTCTCATTATGGCGGTTCAGAAAATTCCTACGTTGA
- the rbbA gene encoding ribosome-associated ATPase/putative transporter RbbA, whose protein sequence is MTDEASPDPAAVIACLRGVSHVFGKTRALDDVTLDFQAGRIVGLIGPDGVGKSTLLSLVAGARKVQNGRVETLGADMRSGRQRRDVGPRIAYMPQGLGKNLYPTLSVFENLDFFGRLFGHPRTVREQRIGELLLATGLARFENRPVGKLSGGMKQKLGLCCALIHDPDLLILDEPTTGVDPMARRQFWTLIDAIRAGRPGMGVIVATAYMEEAARFDRLIAMDGGRVLATGTPEDLRRQTGVSSLDEAFIALMPESKRKLHRGVVIPPRPVGGDGQPAIEADGLTMRFGDFTAVDKVSFRLPRGEIFGFLGSNGCGKTTTMKMLTGLLPASDGTARLFGQQVDTGDIATRRRVGYMSQSFSLYSELTVRQNLDLHARLFDLPARDIPARIDEMTRRFGLSEVLDVLPAALPLGLTQRLSLAVAMIHAPEILILDEPTSGVDPIARDALWQIFADLSRNDGVTIFISTHFMSEAERCDRISFMHAGKVLISDTPQALVEMSGSTNLEQAFVHYLEAAIAGEDGRNPSEENRGETIRQPGESPAKGAPDDATRAASGGLNTRRLLSYARRETIELRRDPIRAAFAFLGSVLLLFVIGYGISMDVEDLPYAVLDYDQTTLSRDYTQQIAGSRFFTERPPISSPAEMDRRMRSGELSLALEIPPGFARDLSAGRSVTIGAWIDGAMPTRAETAQGYVEGLHAYWLAEKARQMIGAKAVAGNFELEPRFRYNPTLESLIAIVPAVIALVLLFIPTMLATLSIVREKEMGSIVNLYVTPVSRLEFLLGKQLPYVALALINTVTLTMFAIFVQGVPFTGSLIALAAGAVLYAFASTGLGLLISSFMNSQIAAIFLATLATMLLAVEYSGMLDPVSSMEGSAALIGSINPATHFVTIARGTFSKALGLAELQGSFLPLLLAALTLLGLSVLFLRKQAR, encoded by the coding sequence ATGACGGACGAGGCGTCGCCGGACCCGGCCGCCGTCATTGCCTGCCTGCGAGGCGTCAGCCACGTCTTCGGCAAGACGCGCGCCTTGGACGATGTGACGCTCGATTTTCAAGCTGGCCGCATCGTCGGCCTGATCGGGCCGGACGGCGTTGGAAAATCGACCTTGCTCTCGCTGGTCGCCGGCGCGCGCAAGGTCCAGAATGGCCGCGTTGAAACGCTCGGGGCCGATATGCGAAGTGGGCGCCAGCGCCGCGACGTCGGGCCACGCATTGCCTACATGCCGCAGGGCTTGGGCAAAAACCTTTATCCGACACTGTCCGTGTTTGAGAACCTCGATTTCTTCGGACGGCTGTTCGGACATCCCCGGACGGTGCGGGAACAGCGGATCGGCGAATTGCTGTTAGCGACCGGCCTCGCCCGGTTCGAAAACCGGCCGGTGGGCAAACTATCAGGAGGCATGAAGCAGAAGCTCGGCCTGTGCTGCGCGCTTATCCATGATCCGGACCTGCTGATCCTCGATGAGCCGACCACCGGCGTCGATCCGATGGCGCGCCGGCAATTCTGGACCCTCATCGATGCGATCCGCGCCGGTCGGCCCGGCATGGGCGTCATCGTCGCCACGGCCTATATGGAAGAGGCCGCGCGTTTTGACCGGCTCATCGCCATGGACGGCGGACGGGTTCTCGCCACCGGCACACCGGAGGACCTTCGGCGGCAGACGGGCGTTTCGTCTCTGGACGAGGCCTTCATCGCCCTGATGCCGGAATCCAAGCGCAAGCTCCATCGAGGTGTCGTCATTCCTCCACGCCCTGTTGGCGGCGATGGCCAGCCCGCGATCGAAGCGGACGGGCTGACGATGCGCTTCGGCGACTTCACTGCGGTCGACAAGGTCAGCTTCCGCCTACCGCGTGGCGAGATTTTCGGGTTTCTCGGCTCCAACGGCTGCGGCAAAACCACGACGATGAAGATGCTGACCGGCCTCCTGCCGGCCAGCGACGGCACCGCCCGTCTGTTCGGCCAGCAGGTCGACACCGGCGACATCGCGACGCGCCGTCGGGTCGGCTACATGTCGCAATCATTTTCGCTCTATTCGGAGCTGACGGTTCGCCAAAATCTCGATCTGCACGCCCGGCTGTTCGATCTGCCTGCGCGCGACATCCCGGCGCGCATCGATGAGATGACGCGTCGTTTCGGGCTTTCCGAGGTTCTCGACGTATTGCCCGCGGCCCTGCCGCTCGGGCTGACCCAGCGCCTGTCGCTGGCGGTCGCAATGATCCACGCACCTGAAATATTGATCCTCGATGAGCCCACATCGGGCGTGGATCCGATAGCCCGCGACGCCTTGTGGCAGATTTTCGCCGACCTCTCGCGCAACGATGGCGTCACCATCTTCATTTCCACCCATTTCATGAGCGAGGCGGAACGCTGCGACCGCATCTCGTTTATGCACGCCGGCAAGGTGCTGATCAGCGACACCCCCCAGGCGCTCGTCGAGATGAGCGGCAGCACAAACCTGGAACAGGCTTTCGTCCATTACCTGGAAGCGGCCATCGCGGGCGAGGATGGCCGCAACCCGTCGGAGGAAAATAGAGGGGAAACCATCCGCCAACCCGGCGAGTCTCCAGCGAAGGGTGCGCCGGACGATGCAACAAGGGCCGCGTCCGGCGGGCTCAACACGCGACGTCTCCTGAGCTATGCGAGGCGGGAGACCATCGAACTGCGCCGCGACCCGATCCGGGCCGCCTTCGCCTTTCTCGGTAGCGTCCTGCTGCTTTTCGTGATCGGCTACGGCATCAGCATGGATGTCGAGGACCTTCCCTATGCTGTGCTGGACTATGACCAGACGACGTTGAGCCGGGACTACACGCAACAGATCGCCGGGTCTCGCTTCTTCACCGAGCGGCCGCCGATCTCCAGCCCTGCCGAGATGGACCGGCGCATGCGCAGCGGTGAACTCAGCCTCGCGCTCGAGATACCACCTGGATTCGCGCGCGATCTTTCCGCCGGTCGAAGCGTCACGATTGGGGCGTGGATCGACGGCGCGATGCCTACGCGCGCTGAAACCGCGCAGGGCTATGTCGAAGGTTTGCACGCCTACTGGCTGGCGGAAAAGGCCAGACAGATGATTGGCGCCAAAGCCGTCGCAGGAAACTTCGAGCTGGAGCCGCGCTTCCGCTACAATCCCACTTTGGAAAGCCTCATCGCCATCGTTCCGGCGGTCATCGCGCTTGTGCTCCTCTTCATCCCGACCATGCTGGCGACGCTGTCGATCGTCCGGGAAAAGGAGATGGGCTCTATCGTCAATCTCTACGTCACGCCGGTCTCGCGGCTGGAGTTCCTGCTCGGCAAGCAACTTCCCTATGTCGCCCTCGCCCTGATCAACACCGTGACGCTGACGATGTTCGCGATCTTCGTGCAGGGCGTTCCGTTCACGGGCAGCCTGATCGCCCTTGCGGCCGGTGCGGTGCTCTACGCATTTGCGTCCACGGGGCTGGGCCTCCTGATTTCAAGCTTCATGAACAGCCAGATCGCCGCGATCTTTCTCGCTACGCTTGCGACGATGCTGCTTGCGGTGGAATATTCCGGCATGCTCGATCCAGTTTCCTCCATGGAGGGATCGGCGGCGCTTATCGGCTCGATCAATCCAGCCACCCACTTCGTCACGATCGCGCGTGGCACCTTCTCCAAGGCGCTCGGGCTCGCGGAACTGCAAGGTTCGTTCTTGCCCTTGCTGCTCGCGGCTTTAACGTTGCTTGGCCTCAGTGTCCTCTTTCTGCGCAAGCAGGCGAGGTAG
- a CDS encoding HlyD family secretion protein, translated as MKKPPKTWIVRGGAVLALAVAAFLMWTALRPSGLPEGIVSGNGRVEAVEIDVSAKSPGRIRDIVAEEGQMVKAGQVVAHMEVDILSAQRAEAEAQLAQARNSVLVAQSQVVQRQSERASAFAVVRQREAELNAARRRLARSETLSREGATAIQERDDDSAQVDGASAALEAARAQLASVDAAIATARNQVIGARSNVDAARATLQRIEADIGDSDLRAPRGGRVQYRVAQPGEVVAGGGRVLNLIDLGDVYMTFFLPTVEAGRLRLGAPARIVLDTAPGVVVPATVSFISDMAQFTPRTVETADERQELMFRVRVRIAPGLVQKYSDYVKPGLPGVAYVRLDPAAEWPEHLTTGLLE; from the coding sequence ATGAAGAAGCCGCCGAAGACCTGGATCGTGCGCGGTGGGGCCGTCCTGGCGCTCGCCGTTGCGGCCTTCCTGATGTGGACCGCGCTGAGACCATCGGGGCTCCCGGAAGGGATCGTCAGCGGCAACGGGCGGGTCGAGGCGGTGGAGATCGACGTGTCCGCCAAGTCGCCGGGCCGGATTCGCGACATCGTCGCCGAGGAAGGGCAGATGGTGAAGGCGGGACAGGTGGTCGCCCATATGGAGGTCGATATCCTCTCTGCCCAGCGCGCCGAGGCCGAGGCGCAACTCGCGCAGGCGCGCAACTCAGTGCTGGTGGCGCAAAGCCAGGTCGTGCAGCGCCAGAGCGAACGAGCCTCGGCCTTCGCGGTCGTGCGGCAGCGCGAGGCGGAGCTTAATGCGGCGCGCAGGCGTCTGGCCCGATCCGAGACCCTGTCCAGAGAGGGCGCGACCGCGATACAGGAGCGCGACGATGACAGCGCCCAGGTAGACGGCGCCAGCGCCGCGTTGGAGGCGGCGCGCGCGCAGCTCGCTTCGGTGGATGCGGCGATCGCCACGGCCCGCAATCAGGTGATCGGCGCCCGCTCCAACGTCGACGCGGCCCGCGCTACCCTCCAGCGGATCGAGGCGGACATCGGTGACAGTGATCTACGTGCGCCGCGCGGCGGCCGCGTCCAGTATCGCGTCGCTCAGCCCGGCGAAGTCGTCGCGGGCGGCGGGCGGGTGCTCAACCTGATCGACCTGGGTGACGTCTACATGACGTTCTTCCTGCCGACAGTGGAGGCGGGACGATTGCGGCTGGGGGCGCCCGCGCGCATCGTGCTCGACACCGCGCCGGGTGTCGTGGTGCCCGCCACGGTATCCTTCATTTCCGATATGGCCCAGTTCACACCGAGAACGGTGGAAACGGCCGATGAGCGGCAGGAGCTTATGTTTCGCGTGCGCGTGCGCATCGCCCCCGGACTCGTGCAAAAATATTCAGACTATGTGAAGCCGGGCCTCCCCGGCGTCGCTTATGTGCGGCTCGACCCGGCCGCCGAATGGCCCGAACATCTGACCACGGGACTTCTCGAATGA
- a CDS encoding efflux transporter outer membrane subunit, producing the protein MSEGSRSGPLVAEFHSSNRRMFCVTIRRSSGRLAIFVTVSMLALLAGCSFAPDHVRPAAPIPANYPSGTVNERSVAAIGWQDFFREAGLRELISDALANNRDLRIATARVAEARAAWRIEGAALYPTLDAVGTGTRGRSLFNLPGIGPQTIDIRQMSAQMSAGWEIDFWGRLRNLRDAGREQYLSSEEARRAVATDLVAQVANGYLLECEYGERAALARRTIQTREEALRIMRRRYEVGSGSKLDMTQAQTLLAQARNALHALDQDREVNRNALALLVGRPVQIAPEPPHLAAAAPSMVLPIGLPSDLLLDRPDIIGAEHRLKAANANIGAARSAFLPNINLTGAYGTASSELDGLFRGGSEAWTFTPTITLPIFTAGRLKRTLDVALARRDLAVAEYEQTIQRAFRDVSDALVRRRQLTLQIETTREMLAALTERARLAQLSFDNGRSSYLEVLDAQRDLFETEQALVQLRRAELASVVALYSALGGGFSYQDASTTAARRIVNP; encoded by the coding sequence ATGTCCGAGGGAAGCCGGTCTGGTCCACTGGTCGCCGAGTTCCATTCGTCGAACCGCCGGATGTTTTGCGTGACGATCAGGCGGAGCTCCGGAAGGCTGGCGATCTTCGTTACGGTGTCAATGCTCGCGCTGCTAGCGGGCTGTTCGTTTGCGCCCGACCATGTTCGGCCGGCGGCTCCCATCCCGGCGAACTATCCGAGCGGCACGGTCAACGAGCGATCGGTGGCTGCGATCGGTTGGCAGGATTTCTTTCGCGAGGCGGGCTTGCGCGAGCTGATCTCCGATGCCCTCGCCAACAACCGCGATTTGCGGATTGCGACCGCGCGCGTGGCCGAGGCGCGCGCGGCATGGCGGATCGAGGGGGCTGCCCTCTACCCCACGCTCGATGCGGTCGGCACCGGAACGCGTGGCCGGTCCTTGTTTAATCTTCCCGGCATTGGCCCGCAGACGATCGATATTCGGCAGATGAGCGCGCAGATGAGCGCCGGCTGGGAGATCGATTTCTGGGGAAGGCTACGCAACCTGCGCGATGCGGGGCGTGAGCAATATTTATCGAGTGAGGAAGCGCGCCGTGCAGTGGCGACTGACCTCGTCGCCCAAGTCGCGAACGGCTATCTCCTCGAGTGTGAATATGGAGAGCGCGCCGCGCTCGCCCGTCGGACGATCCAGACCCGCGAAGAAGCACTGCGCATCATGCGCCGGCGATACGAAGTGGGGTCCGGATCGAAGCTCGACATGACGCAGGCACAGACCCTGCTCGCGCAGGCGCGCAATGCGTTGCATGCGCTCGATCAGGATCGCGAGGTGAACCGCAACGCGCTCGCCCTGCTGGTCGGACGACCCGTCCAGATCGCGCCCGAGCCCCCCCACCTCGCCGCGGCGGCGCCCAGCATGGTGTTGCCGATTGGCCTCCCCTCAGATTTGCTACTTGACCGTCCGGACATCATCGGTGCGGAGCATCGGCTGAAAGCGGCCAACGCCAACATCGGCGCAGCGCGGTCTGCCTTTTTGCCCAACATCAACTTGACCGGTGCCTATGGCACCGCGAGCAGCGAGTTGGATGGCCTGTTCCGAGGTGGAAGCGAAGCATGGACCTTCACCCCTACGATCACGCTGCCGATTTTCACCGCGGGCCGCCTCAAGAGAACGCTCGACGTCGCCCTCGCACGGCGCGATCTCGCTGTGGCCGAATATGAGCAAACGATCCAGCGCGCCTTTCGAGACGTGTCGGACGCGCTCGTCCGCCGGCGCCAGCTGACTCTGCAGATCGAGACCACCCGCGAGATGCTGGCTGCGCTGACCGAACGCGCGCGGCTGGCGCAGCTGAGCTTCGACAACGGGCGGTCGTCCTACCTCGAAGTGCTCGATGCCCAACGCGATCTGTTTGAGACCGAGCAGGCGCTGGTGCAACTGCGCCGAGCCGAGCTGGCAAGCGTCGTCGCGCTTTATTCCGCCCTCGGCGGCGGCTTCTCTTATCAGGACGCGTCCACGACCGCTGCACGCAGGATAGTAAACCCATGA
- a CDS encoding TetR-like C-terminal domain-containing protein: MANYPVNVPDRGDVRVELNEMFDLAAKRAAAMAAAFTLFSTEYSRSKGKAPNDLRAMLSYDEPDILALILERGVARGEIDAGRLTPPIAHLLPDLFRHHVLMTWSAPDADLRTAWIDTIFLPLVGAEKACF; this comes from the coding sequence ATGGCCAATTACCCCGTCAACGTTCCCGATCGCGGCGATGTGCGCGTGGAGCTCAACGAGATGTTCGACCTAGCCGCCAAACGCGCAGCGGCGATGGCGGCGGCATTTACACTCTTTTCGACGGAATACTCGCGCAGCAAGGGCAAGGCGCCCAACGATCTTCGTGCGATGCTATCGTACGACGAGCCTGATATCTTGGCGCTAATTCTTGAACGCGGCGTGGCGCGGGGGGAGATTGATGCCGGCAGACTAACCCCGCCGATCGCTCACCTCTTGCCTGATCTCTTCCGGCATCATGTGCTGATGACCTGGTCGGCGCCAGACGCGGATCTTCGTACCGCGTGGATCGACACCATTTTCCTACCCCTAGTCGGTGCGGAAAAAGCTTGCTTCTGA
- a CDS encoding lytic transglycosylase domain-containing protein, producing the protein MLAVALGAGAAAASPPAPTARSVQLIVMGAPAQPDTTSVRGTVAAEAPPLLDTAELASQFRVHDLSRRWVEHQMGASFAAGPEAQDASDGDPFAYVGIAQPLVSPVGVSVLPAAFIPVPPWMRGGAVYASAAARYVPGCSLAPYRPTGFLRLDAESRRASYFGIMSNIACEYGIPVGLFDAMIIRESQYQPDVYSPKNAFGLTQLMPATAISLGVNRYSVEGNLRGGARYLREQLDRFGHYHLALAAYNAGPGRVRNGRIPPIAETQAYVDNVLLNWSRLSGVGRQATIVSGETASYAQPGLKTGRRAAVSTF; encoded by the coding sequence GTGCTGGCGGTGGCGTTGGGCGCTGGTGCGGCGGCTGCATCCCCTCCCGCGCCGACGGCCCGCAGCGTTCAACTCATCGTCATGGGGGCGCCAGCGCAGCCCGATACGACGTCCGTTCGCGGAACCGTGGCCGCGGAAGCTCCCCCACTCCTGGATACCGCCGAGTTGGCCTCGCAATTTCGCGTCCACGATCTCAGTCGGCGGTGGGTCGAACATCAGATGGGCGCCAGCTTTGCGGCTGGCCCCGAGGCGCAGGACGCCTCGGACGGCGATCCCTTCGCGTACGTCGGCATCGCGCAGCCGCTCGTCTCTCCTGTCGGAGTATCTGTTCTTCCGGCGGCGTTCATTCCCGTGCCGCCCTGGATGCGCGGCGGAGCTGTCTATGCGTCGGCCGCCGCGCGCTACGTCCCAGGGTGTTCGCTTGCGCCCTACAGACCGACGGGCTTCCTGAGATTGGATGCGGAGTCGCGCCGTGCCAGCTATTTCGGAATAATGAGTAACATAGCTTGCGAATACGGAATTCCGGTCGGCTTGTTCGATGCCATGATCATTCGCGAAAGCCAGTACCAGCCCGATGTCTATTCGCCCAAGAACGCATTCGGGCTCACCCAACTCATGCCGGCAACCGCGATTTCGCTCGGCGTCAATCGCTACAGTGTTGAAGGAAATCTGCGGGGAGGAGCAAGATATTTGCGCGAGCAGCTTGATCGGTTCGGCCACTACCATCTGGCGCTGGCAGCATATAATGCCGGGCCTGGACGGGTCCGTAATGGACGCATCCCGCCGATCGCGGAGACCCAGGCCTATGTTGATAATGTGCTGCTCAACTGGTCGCGACTGAGTGGTGTCGGTCGGCAGGCGACCATCGTATCGGGTGAGACAGCCTCCTATGCGCAGCCCGGTCTGAAGACCGGAAGGAGAGCTGCGGTCTCGACGTTCTAG
- a CDS encoding helix-turn-helix domain-containing protein: protein MEVADSDELGGDYVPLILTTMAEMKDTQRKLAVRTGISKSRLGALLHGDPGKRSTMTLPEFERILHALDMNLVHAYVCLKAFKDLDAYHRRCYSGVVFMLCDICVGAPQKMIPVLEALGGIDGTEVRHSWSPAFQNSFIKKVAEEIEAIHERRDRLSKLDDFHL, encoded by the coding sequence GTGGAGGTCGCCGACAGCGATGAGCTCGGAGGGGACTATGTCCCCCTGATCCTCACGACTATGGCCGAAATGAAAGATACGCAACGCAAGCTGGCGGTGCGTACTGGCATCAGCAAGTCCAGACTGGGCGCCTTGCTGCACGGCGATCCTGGCAAGCGCTCGACTATGACTCTTCCAGAGTTCGAACGAATACTGCATGCTCTCGACATGAATTTGGTTCACGCATACGTCTGCCTGAAAGCCTTCAAAGATCTCGATGCCTACCACCGGCGATGCTACTCAGGCGTTGTCTTCATGCTGTGCGACATATGCGTCGGAGCACCCCAGAAGATGATCCCTGTGCTCGAGGCACTTGGCGGAATTGATGGAACAGAGGTCAGGCACAGTTGGAGTCCAGCGTTTCAGAACTCCTTCATCAAGAAAGTCGCCGAAGAAATCGAAGCGATCCATGAACGCAGGGATCGCCTCTCCAAGCTCGACGATTTTCACCTGTAA
- a CDS encoding TrbC/VirB2 family protein, which produces MHSVVKESRRAELVGLVLAALLFAFFWFAAPAFAGADTTFNTALTKFTDFLEGSGGKIITVLSLAGGIVALASGRFSMGQIAIPVGVGVGAGTGIPIVTSTVTATI; this is translated from the coding sequence ATGCACTCTGTCGTAAAAGAGAGCAGGCGCGCGGAACTGGTGGGCCTCGTGCTCGCGGCGCTGCTGTTCGCCTTTTTCTGGTTCGCCGCACCGGCATTCGCCGGCGCCGACACGACCTTCAACACCGCGCTGACCAAGTTCACCGACTTCCTCGAGGGCTCGGGCGGCAAGATCATCACCGTCCTCAGTCTCGCCGGCGGCATCGTCGCGCTCGCCTCAGGTCGTTTCTCGATGGGTCAGATCGCCATCCCCGTCGGCGTGGGCGTTGGCGCCGGCACCGGTATCCCGATCGTCACCTCGACCGTCACGGCGACGATCTGA